The following DNA comes from Coregonus clupeaformis isolate EN_2021a unplaced genomic scaffold, ASM2061545v1 scaf1393, whole genome shotgun sequence.
GCAGTATTCACAGAAATGATAGCCATGTCTTCTCCCAAAGTTTAAATACTATTCTTTAATTCTCtataataattttatataataatgatACAATAAAAGCTTGTGTAACTGGTCCTGCAGCTTTTTCGATATGTTGTCGATGATgtcattgttgtgttacagggcTCATTATTTTTTCTCCAAAAAAGGAAAATTAAAAGAGTTATGATTTCTAACACATAACAGGCACAGACTGCCATCCTGCGTATGATGGTGTATGTATGATGACGCCCAATTCACTCACAAAAGAGAGACTGAAagacagagggatagatagacagaaagagacaaagagagggagagatgtgcCCCATTTGAATACTTCagtaatcactgatctgattTGGTTGGGCCGGTCAGAGTAATAAGACCGTCACCTTGCTTTCACCTGTCCAATCACCAATGGATTTGTGCTTACCCGAAGAAAGGATGCATCTCTTCAGTATGCGAACAGAGACAGATAAGCTTGATGTTGGAGAGTGGTCAGTAACAGTTGGAGAATGGGCATCAGTTCATAGTAAGGTTGCTGGGGGGGTTGGATGTTGAATTTCGGACACCCTGGTTGAGACCCCCTCTTCCGCTGCCCTGACCCCCAATCCCTGATCTTTGACCTCCAGGTGGGTCACTTCCAGAGCTGTGTGCTGAGTGTCTGACCGGAGGGTGAAGCGGCCCAGCCTCCCATGGTGGAGGCAGGCTGACCGAAGGCCATGCCCCCCCCGGCACCGTTCAGACTCATCCCTGACATCTGCTGGTTCAtctggggaagaaagagagagacgagtAGTAAGGTAAAGGTGTCAGGGTCAGGGAAACACAATATTGCCTAATACAAAATCAAACCCCTTACCCCAATGCATCTATATCGATCCCAGAAAATTGGATAGTTATGGCAATATGGTAACATTACCTAATTAAGTTAACTCCCAAAGATACTGATCTTGTACTCTCATTAAACCATCTTATACTTCAAATGCAAAGCTTACTCCTAGGGGAAAAACCCCAATATGCCAAAGAACGAGACAACAAAATAACTACCATACCTGTCCCATGTTCCACTGGCCCTGCTGCCCAGGCTGGACGGCATACATCCCCTGCATGCCCTGAGCGGGCACCATACCCGCGGGCATCCCCCCCTGGGGTACCCCCATCATCCACGGAGCCATGCCAACCATCCCGGCCGCAGGCGCTTGTCCCATGAAACCGTTGGGCATCGTCATGCCAACCATCATGCCTGTGTTGGGTCCCATCATGGCGGCTCCGCTCTGAGCCATCATGGCACCCATGACGGTGGTGGGGGGCATGCCCGTGCCCATGCCAGGAAAGGCCTGGTAGCCAGTGGGGACCTGCTGCTGGGGGATGCCTACTGGTAACTGCATCTGGGCGGGGTTCATTTATATACCAGCTggagtggagaaagagaggagaaatactGAGAACAGGGTTGCACAGTTTGTCTTTCTTTCAAAATAAAATGTTCTGTTAACCTTTATGACGGCTTGCCACAGATATACTGAGAGAGTGGGAAAGTGACTGAACAACTTGGTTGGTGACTTCTTTAGAAGTGTTTGGTATTTACACTATATAGCCCAGAGCCAGTTGGGGACCATTTCCAACCTCTGTGTtattggttggtgtgtgtgtgtgagtgtgtgtgtgtgtgcatgcacttgtGTTTGCGTGCACATGCCCAAAATGATGCATGACAGGGCGACCATTTTACTGGCATATgcgcctaaatattttgctgtgcgacctggaataTTAATTTAGGAGCACAAGTGCGcctggatttaaaaaaaatcccccagatgataattgttgtaatgattaCTTCACTGTA
Coding sequences within:
- the LOC121564546 gene encoding stromal membrane-associated protein 1-like; the protein is MNPAQMQLPVGIPQQQVPTGYQAFPGMGTGMPPTTVMGAMMAQSGAAMMGPNTGMMVGMTMPNGFMGQAPAAGMVGMAPWMMGVPQGGMPAGMVPAQGMQGMYAVQPGQQGQWNMGQMNQQMSGMSLNGAGGGMAFGQPASTMGGWAASPSGQTLSTQLWK